In a genomic window of Nocardiopsis mwathae:
- a CDS encoding AfsR/SARP family transcriptional regulator — protein sequence MRFGMLGPLAVWTADGQQVRVPELKVRTLLAALLAHDGRPVSADRLIDDLWERRLPTNPTGALQAKVSQLRRALDEAQPGGRTLVVSRAPGYALEVPPDAVDARRFQGLAARARATEDLRARADLLSDALALWRGPALADFADTEFARPVIARLGELHTLALEEHAETRLDLGEHHPLVGELAALVARHPLRERLRAAHILALHRAGRQREALASYEDLRRHLAEELGLDPSPDLTGLHQAVLEQDPGLALPRRPEHPAARPFAGQPIAAQPPTARTPVPTWASTEAPVTEPQSVSPPMSPPVPLTNLPAPLTDLIGRGSAVEQVLSRLRSARLVTLTGPGGVGKTRLALEAAAQSLRSFPDGVWVVELIGLGGADGRPGSGYGLAGCAEAVSAVLGIRDDPAAGTGSPPGAPVSFVDRVAAALRPKRMLLVLDNCEHVVDGVAELAETLLRTAPDLRILTTSQEPLGVSGEALWSVPPLSLPDPSVEVTPSVVEVSSAARLFLARAAAAAPDFTLDAENAHAVATVCRRLDGLPLALELAATRVRVLGVHELAERLDDRFRLLAAGKRGAPSRHRTLRAMIDWSWELLTESERTVLRRLAVHADGCTLEAAETVCTGEGVREEDVPHLLFDLVDRSLVVTVEGAAGTRYRLLESVAAYGVERLHQADEFDRVTRRHDRYYLRLAERAEPHLYGPNQRQWLELLDDEAANLRSALDHAVRRADTDPALRLVNALAWYWYLRGRTGEAVRSLAGALSLSDGATDLRARAGAWHAGFRLLAAEAPYPPGQRRSDMSSYAGIGDPRARARAQWFLGFAGWGTGDLGSSAFQVEQALSALSAVGDRWGEAAALSTSAVQAMLMRGDLRGARRDAERSAALFRRLGDRWGELQATDALGMVAETIGDYERAGGLHREGADIAEELGLWSELSAKLSQLGRVQLLRGDHRRAEDLHLRALRLAEEQSDVRKQEYAELGLALVARREGRLDVAESRLRAWVEWCRQVEGQPGLALMLAELGFIAEQKGDAERALELHVEGCGAALSTGDPRAIALALEGVAGARALTGHPRHAAELLGAAAAAREAIGAPLPSAERGDVDRISESVREELGEEAFAASVRRGTALSAEACASDLVRSAAA from the coding sequence ATGCGCTTCGGGATGCTTGGTCCGCTGGCCGTGTGGACAGCCGACGGGCAGCAGGTCAGGGTCCCCGAGCTGAAGGTGCGTACGCTGCTGGCCGCTCTCTTGGCGCATGACGGCCGACCGGTGTCGGCCGACCGGCTGATCGATGACCTGTGGGAACGAAGGCTCCCCACCAATCCGACCGGAGCCTTGCAGGCGAAGGTGTCCCAGCTGCGGCGTGCGCTCGACGAGGCGCAGCCGGGGGGAAGGACCCTGGTGGTGTCGCGCGCCCCCGGGTACGCGCTGGAAGTGCCTCCTGATGCTGTCGATGCCCGGCGCTTCCAGGGGCTGGCCGCGCGTGCGCGCGCGACCGAGGATCTGCGCGCCAGGGCGGATCTGCTCTCCGACGCCCTGGCCTTGTGGCGAGGACCTGCCCTTGCCGATTTCGCGGACACGGAGTTCGCCCGACCGGTCATCGCCCGTCTCGGGGAACTGCACACCCTCGCGCTGGAGGAGCACGCGGAGACCCGTCTGGACCTGGGTGAACACCACCCTCTGGTCGGCGAACTGGCTGCCCTCGTGGCCCGCCATCCGCTACGGGAACGGCTTCGCGCCGCGCACATCCTGGCCCTTCACCGAGCCGGCAGGCAGCGTGAAGCCCTCGCTTCCTATGAGGACCTGCGCCGCCACCTGGCCGAGGAGTTGGGCCTGGATCCGAGCCCGGACCTCACCGGCCTCCACCAGGCCGTCCTCGAACAGGACCCCGGCCTCGCCTTGCCTCGTCGACCTGAACACCCTGCCGCACGGCCGTTCGCCGGACAGCCGATTGCCGCCCAGCCGCCGACTGCCCGGACGCCGGTGCCGACGTGGGCGTCCACCGAGGCGCCGGTGACGGAGCCGCAGTCGGTGTCGCCGCCGATGTCGCCGCCGGTACCGCTCACGAACCTGCCTGCTCCGCTCACGGACCTCATCGGACGGGGGAGCGCCGTTGAACAGGTACTGAGCAGGTTGCGCTCCGCACGCCTGGTGACCCTGACGGGGCCGGGAGGCGTCGGAAAGACTCGGCTGGCCCTGGAAGCAGCGGCGCAGTCCCTCCGCTCTTTCCCGGACGGGGTGTGGGTGGTGGAGCTCATCGGGCTCGGAGGGGCTGACGGTCGACCAGGGTCGGGCTACGGCTTGGCGGGTTGTGCGGAGGCGGTGAGCGCTGTGCTGGGCATACGGGACGATCCGGCAGCCGGTACCGGATCGCCGCCGGGCGCGCCCGTGTCGTTTGTCGACCGTGTCGCGGCTGCTCTCCGGCCCAAGCGCATGCTGCTGGTGCTGGACAACTGCGAACACGTGGTCGACGGGGTCGCGGAGTTGGCCGAGACTCTGCTGAGAACCGCGCCTGATCTGCGTATCCTCACAACGAGCCAGGAACCCCTCGGTGTGAGTGGCGAAGCGCTGTGGTCCGTCCCGCCGCTCTCCCTTCCCGACCCCTCGGTGGAGGTGACCCCCTCGGTGGTCGAGGTGTCCAGCGCGGCGCGGCTCTTCCTCGCGCGTGCGGCGGCGGCCGCGCCTGACTTCACCCTCGACGCCGAGAACGCCCACGCCGTCGCGACCGTCTGCCGCCGACTCGACGGCCTCCCGCTGGCGCTGGAGCTCGCTGCGACGCGCGTGCGCGTGCTGGGCGTACACGAGCTCGCGGAGCGGCTTGATGACCGTTTCCGTCTCCTCGCCGCTGGAAAGCGTGGTGCGCCGTCACGGCACCGGACGCTGCGCGCCATGATCGACTGGAGCTGGGAGCTTCTCACCGAGTCCGAGCGCACTGTCCTACGTCGCCTGGCCGTGCACGCCGACGGCTGCACTCTGGAGGCTGCTGAGACGGTGTGCACGGGGGAGGGGGTACGGGAGGAGGATGTCCCCCACCTGCTGTTCGACCTGGTCGATCGGTCGCTGGTGGTCACGGTCGAAGGTGCGGCCGGCACCCGCTACCGACTTCTCGAATCGGTCGCGGCCTACGGCGTGGAGCGCCTGCACCAGGCCGACGAGTTCGACCGAGTCACCCGCCGACACGACCGCTACTACCTCCGGTTGGCCGAGCGCGCCGAGCCGCACCTCTACGGGCCGAACCAGCGGCAGTGGCTGGAGCTCCTGGACGACGAGGCAGCGAATCTTCGCTCTGCGCTCGATCATGCCGTCCGGCGTGCGGACACCGACCCCGCCCTGCGCCTGGTCAATGCCCTGGCGTGGTACTGGTACCTGCGGGGCAGGACCGGGGAGGCCGTCCGGTCACTGGCGGGTGCGCTGTCCCTGAGCGATGGAGCAACGGATCTCCGAGCGAGAGCGGGCGCATGGCATGCCGGATTTCGGCTGCTGGCGGCGGAGGCGCCTTACCCGCCGGGGCAACGCAGGTCGGACATGTCGAGCTACGCGGGGATCGGCGACCCCCGTGCGCGGGCTCGCGCCCAGTGGTTCCTCGGGTTCGCCGGATGGGGCACCGGTGACTTGGGGAGCAGTGCGTTCCAGGTCGAACAGGCGCTCTCGGCCCTCAGCGCGGTCGGTGATCGCTGGGGCGAGGCGGCGGCGCTGAGCACGAGCGCGGTCCAGGCCATGCTCATGCGTGGGGATCTGAGGGGCGCACGGCGCGACGCGGAACGCAGCGCGGCCCTCTTCCGGCGGCTGGGCGACCGCTGGGGCGAACTGCAGGCGACCGACGCTCTCGGCATGGTGGCCGAGACCATCGGCGACTACGAGCGGGCCGGAGGGTTGCACCGGGAGGGCGCGGACATCGCCGAGGAGCTCGGGTTGTGGAGTGAGCTCTCCGCAAAGCTGTCGCAGCTGGGGAGAGTGCAGCTGCTGCGGGGGGACCACCGGCGGGCCGAGGACCTTCATCTGCGGGCACTGAGGTTGGCGGAGGAGCAGTCCGACGTGCGTAAGCAGGAGTACGCCGAGCTGGGGCTCGCGCTCGTCGCCCGGCGCGAGGGCAGACTGGACGTCGCCGAAAGTCGCCTGCGGGCCTGGGTGGAGTGGTGCCGCCAGGTCGAGGGCCAGCCGGGCCTGGCGCTGATGCTTGCCGAGCTCGGGTTCATCGCCGAGCAGAAGGGCGATGCCGAGCGGGCGCTTGAATTGCACGTGGAAGGCTGCGGTGCCGCACTGAGCACGGGCGACCCGAGGGCGATCGCGCTCGCTCTGGAGGGGGTGGCGGGTGCGCGGGCACTGACCGGACATCCGCGTCACGCGGCCGAGCTGTTGGGGGCTGCGGCCGCGGCCAGGGAAGCGATCGGGGCGCCGCTTCCGTCGGCGGAACGCGGCGATGTCGACCGCATCTCGGAGTCCGTGCGGGAAGAGCTGGGCGAGGAGGCTTTCGCCGCCTCCGTCCGGCGGGGCACCGCGCTGAGCGCAGAGGCGTGCGCCTCCGACCTGGTGCGGTCGGCGGCTGCCTGA
- the tyrS gene encoding tyrosine--tRNA ligase, whose product MTDIIDELEWRGLLAQTTDLDELRKALADGPVTLYCGFDPTAGSLHVGHLTQILTLARFQQAGHRPIALVGGGTGLIGDPKPTAERSLNSVEMVQDWVQVLGRQLSAFLRFTPEGEQPQQTDAVLGNNAEWLGTISAIELLRDVGKYFSINQMLQRETVRARLDGEGMSFTEFSYVLLQSYDFVELYRRYGCTLQIGGSDQWGNITAGLELIRRTEGNRPHGQAHGLTTNLLTKSDGTKFGKTETGTVWLDPESTTPYAFYQFWFNADDRDVIRYLKVFSFRSQEEIEELERQTAERPAARAAQRALAEELTTLVHGAEECAKVIEASRALFGQADLGNLDAATLGAALAEVPKAEVPGPVAELPALVDLLAASGLVPSKSAARRAIQEGGAYLNNTKVTDVDARVVEADVLHGRYLVLRRGKRNVGGVIVAG is encoded by the coding sequence GTGACCGACATCATCGACGAACTGGAGTGGCGCGGACTCCTCGCGCAGACGACCGACCTTGACGAACTCCGCAAGGCTCTCGCCGATGGCCCGGTCACGCTCTATTGCGGCTTCGACCCCACCGCGGGCAGCCTGCACGTCGGTCACCTGACCCAGATCCTCACCCTCGCCCGGTTCCAGCAGGCGGGGCACCGCCCCATCGCGCTCGTCGGCGGTGGCACCGGCTTGATCGGTGACCCCAAGCCCACCGCCGAGCGCAGTCTGAACTCGGTCGAGATGGTCCAGGACTGGGTGCAGGTCCTCGGTCGGCAGCTCTCCGCCTTCTTGCGCTTCACCCCCGAGGGTGAACAGCCGCAGCAGACCGACGCCGTTCTCGGCAACAACGCCGAGTGGCTCGGCACCATCAGCGCCATCGAACTGCTGCGGGACGTCGGCAAGTACTTCAGCATCAACCAGATGCTCCAGCGGGAGACCGTACGGGCCCGCCTCGACGGCGAGGGCATGAGCTTCACCGAGTTCAGCTACGTCCTCCTGCAGTCCTACGACTTCGTCGAGCTGTACCGGCGCTACGGCTGCACCCTCCAGATCGGCGGGAGCGACCAGTGGGGCAACATCACCGCCGGCCTTGAGCTCATCCGGCGGACCGAGGGCAACCGCCCGCACGGCCAGGCCCACGGCCTGACCACCAACCTGCTGACGAAGAGCGACGGCACCAAGTTCGGCAAGACCGAGACGGGCACGGTGTGGCTCGACCCGGAGTCGACCACCCCGTACGCCTTCTACCAGTTCTGGTTCAACGCCGACGACCGTGACGTGATCCGCTACCTCAAGGTCTTCAGCTTCCGCTCACAGGAGGAGATCGAGGAGTTGGAGCGCCAGACCGCGGAGCGCCCCGCCGCCCGCGCGGCCCAGCGTGCACTCGCCGAGGAGCTCACGACACTGGTGCACGGTGCCGAGGAATGCGCGAAGGTCATCGAGGCGAGCCGTGCCCTGTTCGGCCAGGCCGACCTGGGCAACCTCGACGCCGCCACGCTCGGAGCCGCGCTGGCGGAGGTACCCAAGGCGGAGGTCCCGGGGCCGGTCGCCGAGCTTCCGGCGCTGGTGGACCTCCTCGCGGCAAGCGGCCTGGTGCCCAGCAAGTCGGCGGCCCGCCGTGCCATCCAGGAGGGCGGGGCGTACCTGAACAACACCAAGGTCACCGACGTCGACGCGCGTGTGGTGGAAGCGGACGTCCTCCATGGGCGCTACCTCGTGCTGCGTCGGGGCAAGCGAAACGTGGGTGGCGTCATCGTGGCAGGCTGA
- a CDS encoding NAD(P)-dependent oxidoreductase → MTETNPVPVSVIGLGAMGSVLATALIENGHPTTVWNRSPEKADPLVEQGAARATTVTEAVQASPLVIVCVLDYKAMYELLDPLCDALAGRVLVNLTTGTPEQAREAAAWATHRTIDYLDGAIMATPPAIGRPDAFLLYSGSQSAFERHEATLKLFGDASTYFGADPGLAALYDIGLLTSMYMSFTGFLYGAALVGTADVKATAFAPYVESFLDGVVRGGMGQLAQQIDEGHYPDDASPLAMQAAGMTTFIKAFQDEGIDVEILQHIKGLTDRTVADGHTKAGLASLIEQIRTRRLVP, encoded by the coding sequence ATGACGGAAACCAACCCCGTTCCCGTAAGCGTGATCGGCCTGGGCGCGATGGGCTCGGTACTGGCAACCGCACTCATCGAGAACGGGCACCCGACCACGGTCTGGAACCGTTCGCCGGAGAAAGCCGACCCACTTGTCGAGCAGGGCGCTGCCCGTGCGACCACGGTCACCGAAGCCGTGCAGGCAAGCCCACTGGTGATCGTCTGTGTCTTGGACTACAAGGCCATGTACGAGCTCCTTGATCCCCTGTGCGACGCCCTGGCAGGGCGCGTGCTCGTCAACCTGACCACGGGGACCCCGGAGCAAGCACGGGAGGCCGCCGCGTGGGCGACGCACCGCACGATCGACTATCTCGACGGGGCGATCATGGCCACGCCGCCGGCGATCGGTAGACCGGATGCCTTTCTCCTTTACAGCGGATCCCAGTCGGCCTTCGAACGCCACGAAGCCACGCTCAAGCTCTTCGGTGACGCCTCCACGTACTTCGGCGCTGACCCCGGGCTGGCGGCCCTGTACGACATCGGGCTTCTGACCTCCATGTACATGTCGTTCACCGGCTTCCTCTACGGGGCCGCACTGGTGGGGACCGCCGACGTCAAGGCGACGGCTTTCGCTCCCTACGTCGAGAGCTTTCTCGACGGCGTCGTCCGCGGCGGCATGGGACAACTGGCCCAGCAGATCGACGAAGGCCACTACCCCGACGACGCTTCACCACTCGCAATGCAGGCCGCAGGAATGACCACCTTCATCAAGGCCTTCCAGGACGAGGGGATCGACGTTGAAATTCTGCAGCACATCAAGGGGCTGACCGACCGAACAGTGGCCGACGGCCACACGAAGGCCGGGCTGGCCAGTTTGATCGAACAGATCAGAACTCGGCGGCTGGTCCCCTGA
- a CDS encoding HNH endonuclease family protein produces MRTFRRRLFSSSATVFAAVLLSVFAPAAPAAASVPPGIPSKSTAQSQLNGLTVQAEGSSAGYDRSLFPHWITIEGNCNAREYVLRRDGSNVRTDDQCRPISGSWYSAFDGVTTTDPSTFDIDHLVPLAEAWRSGADSWSTSKRRDFANDVNAPALWAVTATSNRAKGDKDPADWMPPRTAAHCDYAKAWINVKHRYRLTVDSAEKSALQGTLNSRC; encoded by the coding sequence TTGCGTACCTTCCGCCGCCGCCTGTTCTCATCGTCGGCCACCGTCTTCGCGGCCGTCCTTCTTTCGGTCTTCGCCCCCGCCGCACCCGCCGCCGCCTCCGTACCTCCGGGAATCCCCTCCAAGTCCACCGCGCAATCGCAGCTCAACGGGTTGACGGTGCAAGCGGAGGGATCGTCCGCGGGCTACGACCGCTCGCTGTTCCCGCACTGGATCACGATCGAGGGCAACTGCAACGCCCGCGAGTACGTGCTGCGGCGCGACGGCAGCAACGTGCGCACCGATGACCAGTGCCGTCCCATCTCCGGGAGCTGGTACAGCGCGTTCGACGGCGTCACCACCACCGACCCGTCGACGTTCGACATCGATCACCTGGTGCCGCTCGCCGAAGCCTGGCGCTCGGGTGCCGACTCGTGGAGCACCTCCAAGCGCCGCGACTTCGCCAACGACGTCAACGCGCCCGCTCTGTGGGCGGTGACGGCCACCAGCAACCGTGCCAAGGGAGACAAGGACCCGGCCGACTGGATGCCGCCCCGCACCGCCGCCCACTGCGACTACGCCAAGGCCTGGATCAACGTCAAACACCGCTACCGCCTGACCGTCGACTCCGCGGAGAAGTCCGCCCTGCAGGGCACGCTCAACAGCCGCTGCTGA